GAGCTCTGTCCAGCACGTGATTGGATATGAAGTGCTGGTATCAAGACTTGCAATCCTCTAACGATTAATGACCATATGCAGAAGTTGAGTGCTGCTACATATGCAGCTGGTAATCCCAGCGTGAAAACCGTGAAAGCGCCCTGGGCTATGATGATGACGTATATCAGCTTGGAGAGCCCATAGAACACGTAGAATTTCGG
This is a stretch of genomic DNA from Babesia bovis T2Bo chromosome 1, whole genome shotgun sequence. It encodes these proteins:
- a CDS encoding putative integral membrane protein, which gives rise to MNITDNVEIFTHRINAYLLFFSIAAYVAYLGCPKFYVFYGLSKLIYVIIIAQGAFTVFTLGLPAAYVAALNFCIWSLIVRGLQVLIPALHIQSRAGQSSEKKQE